One Methylobacterium sp. AMS5 genomic region harbors:
- a CDS encoding DUF2793 domain-containing protein, with product MADTTPSLALPLIAGGQAQKHVTHNEALALLDALVQLAVLDKDRAAPPASPAEGDRYLIVSGNPSGAWTGWAGRIARFQDGAWLSLKPLAGWTAYVADESELYTFTGSAWMPFRATIAALNNLTRLGLGTGADADNPFAAKLNKALWTALTVAEGGSGDLRYTLNKQAAGNTLSLLMQTGFSARAEIGLTGDDDFRVKVSPNGGDWFEALRIARATGRVAFPGRITVADVPVLTAQVIAGNSGPGAFPAGATRYFTNALVGSHQSEVYAAAGRRGRFRDLRVVTQDAPGAGASWTVTLQNLFTGTALTCTIAGAGSNQAADLVNSVVFEAADRWCLKIVSSSGAKPTTNILFSLLFEGLD from the coding sequence ATGGCCGACACGACCCCGAGCCTTGCCCTGCCGCTGATCGCGGGAGGGCAAGCGCAGAAGCATGTCACCCACAACGAGGCACTGGCACTGCTCGACGCGCTGGTGCAGCTCGCCGTCCTCGACAAGGACCGGGCTGCCCCGCCTGCGAGCCCCGCCGAGGGCGACCGCTACCTGATCGTCTCCGGCAACCCGAGCGGAGCCTGGACCGGCTGGGCCGGGCGTATCGCCCGCTTCCAAGACGGTGCGTGGCTATCCCTCAAGCCGCTTGCGGGCTGGACGGCCTATGTCGCGGACGAGTCCGAACTCTACACCTTCACCGGCTCGGCCTGGATGCCGTTCCGCGCGACCATCGCTGCCCTGAACAATCTGACCCGCCTCGGGCTCGGCACCGGGGCGGATGCGGACAATCCCTTCGCGGCCAAGCTCAACAAGGCGCTCTGGACCGCGCTGACCGTCGCCGAGGGTGGCAGCGGCGATCTGCGCTACACCCTGAACAAGCAGGCGGCCGGCAACACTCTCTCGCTGCTGATGCAGACCGGGTTCTCTGCCCGCGCCGAGATCGGCCTCACCGGTGACGACGACTTTCGCGTGAAGGTCTCCCCGAATGGCGGCGACTGGTTCGAGGCGCTGCGGATCGCGCGCGCGACAGGGCGGGTCGCCTTTCCCGGTCGGATCACCGTCGCGGACGTCCCGGTGCTGACGGCGCAGGTGATCGCCGGCAACAGCGGGCCGGGCGCCTTTCCGGCCGGGGCGACGCGGTACTTCACCAACGCCCTCGTCGGCAGCCACCAGAGCGAGGTCTATGCCGCGGCCGGCCGGCGAGGGCGGTTCCGCGATTTGCGGGTCGTGACGCAGGACGCACCGGGCGCGGGAGCAAGCTGGACCGTCACGCTCCAGAACCTGTTCACCGGCACGGCCCTGACCTGCACGATCGCCGGGGCCGGTTCCAACCAAGCGGCCGACCTCGTCAACAGCGTCGTCTTCGAGGCGGCGGACCGCTGGTGCCTCAAGATCGTGTCGAGCAGCGGGGCGAAGCCCACGACCAACATCCTGTTCTCGCTGCTGTTCGAGGGCCTGGATTAG